A window from Bufo bufo chromosome 1, aBufBuf1.1, whole genome shotgun sequence encodes these proteins:
- the LOC120987227 gene encoding nodal homolog 2-A-like, producing the protein MSWLTVLHFTLISMVLGMPSSPPGNQARIPLKYSNLGLKSSSSLHEKTDSQKMKYSPFMMQLYQTLIMKNITDLSSLEHSVLQDSDTILSLSAKRCSQLTNHWVLSFDISSLTNKNEIQLAELRMQLSSTQRNHEVTLDIYHSEEGRLKIFLGSMKVDLSSENVSTLKTVNVTRIIQSYFHQEKLYNNQKDMKYKRTFKNGQGNSCTEVSTERIMLVVFSKDTPSNNLHGYPNLIQTVESSKYVMNPVSATRTLRKGRNAMHGMIMANFPTKPIEDGRPFCRRVDMILDFEKIGWGDQIIYPKKFNAYRCEGACPTPLSEIFKPTNHAYFKSLLKLYNPDTIGCSSCVPVKMSPLSMLMYEEGKVVLKHHEDMIVEECGCH; encoded by the exons ATGTCTTGGTTGACTGTTCTACATTTCACCCTCATCTCCATGGTTCTGGGAATGCCTTCTTCTCCACCAGGGAATCAAGCAAGGATTCCTCTTAAATATTCAAACCTTGGTTTGAAATCTTCATCCAGTCTACATGAAAAGACAGACTCCCAGAAGATGAAATACTCTCCTTTCATGATGCAGCTCTATCAGACCCTCATCATGAAGAACATAACAGACCTTTCCAGCCTGGAACACTCCGTTCTTCAAGATTCTGACACCATTCTAAGCCTCTCTGCCAAAC GTTGCTCTCAACTGACAAATCATTGGGTGTTATCCTTTGATATATCTTCCCTCACAAACAAAAATGAAATACAATTGGCCGAGCTAAGGATGCAGCTTTCTTCTACTCAGAGAAACCATGAAGTGACTCTTGACATCTATCACAGTGAAGAAGGCAGATTAAAGATCTTTCTGGGGTCAATGAAAGTTGACCTTAGTAGTGAAAACGTATCAACTTTAAAGACTGTCAATGTCACCAGAATTATACAATCTTATTTCCATCAAGAAAAACTTTATAATAATCAAAAAGACATGAAGTACAAGAGAACATTCAAGAATGGCCAAGGAAACAGCTGTACAGAGGTGTCAACTGAAAGAATTATGTTGGTGGTCTTTTCCAAGGACACTCCTTCTAATAACCTCCATGGATATCCCAACCTCATCCAGACAGTCGAGTCCTCTAAATATGTGATGAACCCAGTGTCTGCTACTAGGACACTTAGGAAAGGTAGAAATGCAATGCATGGCATGATCATGGCCAACTTTCCCACCAAACCTATTGAAGATGGAAGACCCTTTTGTAGAAGAGTGGACATGATTTTGGACTTTGAAAAGATTGGATGGGGAGACCAGATAATCTATCCCAAGAAGTTCAATGCATACAGATGTGAAGGAGCCTGTCCCACCCCTTTGAGCGAGATCTTCAAGCCAACGAATCATGCCTACTTTAAA agtttgTTGAAGTTGTACAATCCAGACACAATTGGTTGTTCCTCGTGTGTCCCAGTGAAGATGAGCCCATTATCAATGTTGATGTATGAAGAAGGAAAGGTGGTCTTGAAGCACCATGAAGATATGATTGTTGAAGAATGTGGATGTCATTGA